One Choristoneura fumiferana chromosome 25, NRCan_CFum_1, whole genome shotgun sequence genomic region harbors:
- the alphaCOP gene encoding coatomer subunit alpha yields the protein MLTKFETKSARVKGISFHAKRPWVLASLHNGVIQLWDYRMCTLLEKFDEHDGPVRGICFHIQQPLFVSGGDDYKIKVWNYKQRRCLFTLLGHLDYIRTTCFHHEYPWILSASDDQTIRIWNWQSRQCISVLTGHNHYVMCAQFHPTEDLIVSASLDQSVRVWDFSGLRKKNVAPGPAGLAEHLRNPQATDLFGQADAVVKHVLEGHDRGVNWAAFHPSLPLIVSAADDRLVKLWRMNDAKAWEVDTCRGHYNNVSCVLFHARHELILSNSEDKFIRVWDMTKRTCLHSFRREHERYWVLASHPTLNLFAAGHDAGMILFKLQRERPAYAVHNNMLFYIKDRQIRKLDMQTNRDSPVMQIRGSGRHQPYSMSLNHAEWCVLVNWRVGDTSSYELYAGKEGGDTAEPLRAPATHAVWVARNRFAALDKHNQLVIKNLKNEVSKKISTPACEEIMYAGTGMLLLREPDCVQLLDVQQKRTIATVKVSKCRYAIWNADMSLVALLGKHTVTICTKKLEQLCSVTEGARVKSGAFDDSTPQPVFIYTTANHIKYCCKDGDYGIIRTLDVPVYAVKVMASEAGARVVCLDRECRPKVLNIDPTEYRFKLALVTRQYDQVLHMVRTAKLVGQSIIAYLQEKGYPEVALHFVKDARTRLSLALQCGNIEVALEAAKSLDERGAWDKLAEAALQTGNHQIVEMCYQRTKNFDKLSFLYLITGNLDKLRKMMKIAEIRKDTSAQFQGALLLGDAAERVRLLKNAGQISLAYLTAANHKLDEEAVALKAQLEESGAAVPEVTPQQKVLRPPLPVLAAQPNWPLLAVSKSLFEVASAARAGGLDTGVAAAIDEPLEAAGAWGDDDDVLDENKEEEGDNEPMEDACDDGGWDVGDEDLDLPEELAPVSGTTTLVCIIIIISALRPGHVLARLAAAAAVSGERPKQIQKTLEACHEPPRPVAARRGAARGGNNDTAY from the exons ATGCTTACAAAATTCGAGACGAAGTCGGCGAGGGTCAAAGGGATATCGTTTCACGCCAAACGGCCATGGGTATTGGCGAGTTTACACAATGGGGTGATTCAGCTGTGGGACTATCGGATGTGTACATTACTGGAGAAATTTGATGAGCATGATGGTCCAGTGCGTGGCATCTGCTTCCACATTCAGCAGCCCTTATTTGTGTCTGGAGGAGATGACTATAAGATCAAG GTGTGGAACTACAAGCAACGCCGCTGTCTATTCACACTGCTGGGACATTTAGACTACATCCGCACCACTTGCTTCCATCATGAGTATCCGTGGATTCTTAGTGCCTCTGATGATCAG ACCATAAGAATATGGAACTGGCAGTCCCGCCAATGCATCAGCGTACTCACCGGCCACAACCACTATGTGATGTGTGCCCAGTTCCACCCAACGGAGGACCTTATTGTGTCAGCGTCACTCGACCAGTCCGTCAGGGTCTGGGACTTCAGCGGGCTGAGGAAGAAGAATGTGGCGCCCGGCCCTGCAGGATTGGCTGAGCATTTGAGGAACCCTCAAGCTACGGATTTGTTTGGACAG GCGGACGCGGTAGTAAAGCACGTGTTGGAGGGGCACGACCGCGGCGTGAACTGGGCGGCGTTCCACCCGTCGCTGCCGCTCATTGTGTCGGCTGCCGACGATCGCCTGGTCAAGCTCTGGCGTATGAACGATGCTAAG GCGTGGGAAGTGGACACGTGCCGCGGGCACTATAACAACGTATCGTGCGTGCTCTTTCACGCGCGCCACGAGCTGATCCTCTCAAACAGCGAGGACAAGTTCATCCGCGTCTGGGATATGACCAAGCGGACCTGTCTGCACTCCTTCCGGCGCGAGCATGAGCG GTACTGGGTGCTGGCTTCCCACCCGACTCTGAATCTGTTCGCCGCGGGCCACGACGCTGGAATGATATTGTTCAAGCTGCAGCGAGAGCGTCCGGCGTATGCCGTGCATAACAACATGCTGTTCTATATAAAGGACAGGCAAATCCGCAAGTTGGACATGCAGACCAACCGCGACTCGCCTGTGATGCAGATTAGAGGTAGCGGCAGGCACCAACCTTACAG CATGTCCCTGAACCACGCGGAGTGGTGCGTGCTGGTGAACTGGCGCGTCGGCGACACCAGCTCGTACGAGCTGTACGCCGGCAAGGAGGGCGGCGACACCGCCGAGCCGCTAAGGGCGCCGGCCACGCACGCCGTCTGGGTCGCCCGGAACCGGTTCGCTGCGCTCGACAAACACAACCAG CTCGTCATCAAGAACTTAAAGAATGAGGTGTCGAAGAAGATCTCGACGCCCGCGTGCGAGGAGATCATGTACGCCGGCACCGGGATGCTGCTGCTGCGCGAGCCCGACTGCGTCCAGCTGTTGGACGTCCAGCAGAAGAGGACCATCGCCACG GTGAAAGTCAGCAAATGCCGTTACGCCATCTGGAACGCGGACATGTCTCTGGTAGCCCTCCTCGGGAAGCACACAGTGACTATCTGCACCAAGAAGCTCGAGCAGCTGTGTTCCGTCACCGAAGGGGCGCGGGTCAAGTCGGGTGCGTTCGACGACAGCACGCCGCAGCCGGTCTTCATATACACCACCGCTAACCATATCAAGTACTGCTGTAAGGACGG aGACTACGGCATAATCCGCACGTTGGACGTGCCAGTGTACGCAGTGAAGGTTATGGcgagcgaagccggggcgcgcgTCGTGTGCCTCGACAGAGAGTGCCGACCCAAAGTTCTCAACATAGACCCCACCGAATATAG GTTCAAACTGGCTCTAGTGACGCGCCAGTACGATCAAGTCCTTCACATGGTGCGAACAGCCAAGCTCGTGGGGCAGAGCATCATTGCCTACTTACAGGAGAAAG GTTACCCGGAGGTAGCGCTCCACTTCGTAAAAGACGCCCGCACGCGCCTCTCCCTCGCCCTCCAGTGCGGCAACATCGAGGTCGCGCTGGAAGCCGCCAAGAGCCTCGACGAGCGCGGCGCCTGGGACAAGCTGGCTGAGGCCGCGCTGCAGACCGGGAACCATCAG ATAGTAGAGATGTGCTACCAACGCACGAAGAACTTCGACAAGCTCTCGTTCCTGTATCTGATCACGGGCAACCTGGACAAGCTGCGGAAGATGATGAAGATTGCGGAGATCCGCAAGGACACCTCCGCGCAGTTCCAGGGCGCGCTGCTGCTGGGAGACGCCGCTGAGAGGGTCCGGCTGCTCAAGAATGCTGGACAG ATATCCTTAGCATACCTGACCGCGGCCAACCACAAGCTCGACGAGGAAGCGGTGGCCTTGAAGGCCCAGTTAGAAGAGTCCGGGGCCGCGGTCCCCGAGGTGACGCCGCAGCAGAAGGTGCTCCGTCCGCCGCTGCCCGTGCTCGCCGCGCAGCCCAACTGGCCGCTGCTGGCTGTGTCCAA GAGTTTGTTCGAAGTGGCGAGCGCGGCCCGCGCCGGCGGGTTGGACACTGGAGTCGCCGCGGCCATCGACGAGCCGCTCGAGGCTGCCGGCGCCTGGGGAGACGACGACGACGTCTTAGACGAGAACAAG GAGGAAGAAGGCGACAACGAGCCGATGGAGGACGCGTGCGACGACGGCGGCTGGGACGTCGGCGACGAGGACCTGGACCTGCCAGAGGAGCTCGCGCCCGTCTCCGGTACCACCACACTTgtttgcatcatcatcatcatatcagccttacGACCTGGCCACGTACTCGCGCGACTTGCGGCAGCGGCAGCGGTGAGCGGCGAGCGGCCAAAACAAATTCAAAAGACGCTTGAAGCATGCCACGAGCCACCGCGGCCGGTGGCAGCTCGGCGCGGGGCGGCGCGCGGGGGGAACAACGATACGGCCTATTAG
- the Csl4 gene encoding exosome component 1 Csl4: MTTEELQEIGKICIPGMRLSISDKEHTAGPGTHELKGYIYSTLTGVLKILEDDKLKTKIVTVESLRTPSILPKAGDIVTAKVTVVNSRMVQCIILCVGPSVLARPYRGVLKKEDIKSTDKDRIDPYKSFRPGDIILARVLPMTEIHWYHISTAENELGVAIATAEGSPQGVSMVPISWSEMQCPKTLVKEPRKVARIIPENINKALFPVGDKTEEKGDKK; this comes from the exons ATGACTACAGAAGAATTGCAAGAAATAGGGAAAATATGCATTCCTGGCATGAGATTGAGCATATCCGATAAAGAGCATACTGCAGGACCCGGAACTCATGAACTTAAAGGCTATATTTATTCTACTTTGACAGGTGTTTTAAAAATTTTGGAAGATGATAAACTCAAG accaaAATAGTGACTGTAGAAAGTCTAAGGACTCCAAGCATTCTGCCCAAGGCTGGTGATATTGTAACAGCCAAAGTGACAGTTGTAAATTCCCGAATGGTACAATGCATTATCTTGTGTGTAGGTCCATCTGTGCTTGCACGGCCATACCGAGGTGTACTTAAGAAGGAAGATATTAAATCCACAGATAAAGACAGAATTGACCCTTACAAGAGTTTCAGGCCAGGAGACATTATACTAGCAAGAGTT TTACCAATGACAGAAATCCACTGGTATCATATATCTACAGCAGAGAATGAACTGGGTGTGGCCATAGCGACGGCAGAGGGCTCTCCACAAGGAGTTAGCATGGTACCCATCAGTTGGTCAGAGATGCAGTGCCCTAAAACTTTAGTCAAGGAACCCCGAAAAGTTGCCAGGATCATTCCAGAAAATATCAATAAAGCATTGTTCCCTGTTGGAGATAAAACAGAAGAAAAAggtgataaaaaataa
- the LOC141442210 gene encoding solute carrier family 53 member 1 (The sequence of the model RefSeq protein was modified relative to this genomic sequence to represent the inferred CDS: added 118 bases not found in genome assembly): MKFAEHLSAHITPEWRKQYINYEEMKAMLYTAVEEAPSAENVEPEVLSRHFANFDETFFHYCDQELKKINTFYSEKLAEATRKFATLQSELKSQFDTLKPKAGGDGRKAPIPRRKVQELKLAFSEFYLSLILLQNYQNLNYTGFRKILKKHDKLLNGSNGAQWRAEHVETSHFYTNKDIDRLISDTEATVTNELEGGDRQKAMKKLRVPPLGEQQSPWTTFKVGLFSGSFIVLFITVVLSALFHEGGTDNFKTAFRLYRGPFLLVEFIFLIGINVYGWRSSGVNHVLIFELDPRNHLSEQHLMELAAIFGVVWALSILSFIYSASLSIPPFVNPLALVIIMLIFLVNPLKMFRHEARFWFLRICGRILAAPFMPVLFADFWLADQWNSFATAFLDFHYLVAFYVAGGDWFNVNDAFESTKWFVITRAIVSVVPAWTRFCQCLRRYRDSKEAFPHLLNAGKYSTTFFVALFTTLRILYDGNYSDQYDNPFLYAWFGCQLVSSLYTYTWDVKMDWGLFSLASNIENRLLREEIVYNPGFYYFAIVEDFVLRFVWIVSFLLTENNVVAPETMLSILAPLEVFRRFIWNFFRLENEHLNNCGKFRAVRDISVAPLDSSDQGDIIRMMDHPDGVINRLTKKKNIKKAKDIDRRPLIKKESIQDLQLELDLSSKML; this comes from the exons ATGAAGTTCGCCGAGCATTTAAGTGCCCATATAACGCCGGAGTGGCGTAAACAATATATCAATTATGAG GAAATGAAAGCTATGCTCTACACAGCAGTGGAAGAAGCCCCGTCTGCGGAGAATGTGGAGCCCGAAGTATTGTCCAGGCACTTTGCAAACTTTGATGAAACATTCTTCCACTACTGTGACCAGGAGTTGAAAAAGATCAACACATTCTACTCAG AAAAGCTTGCTGAAGCAACAAGAAAATTTGCCACATTACAGAGTGAATTGAAGTCCCAGTTTGACACACTGAAGCCAAAAGCCGGTGGTGATGGCAGAAAAGCACCAATACCTCGCAGAAAAGTGCAAGAACTCAAGCTCGCCTTTAGCGAGTTCTATCTCAGTTTGATATTGCTACAGAATTACCAAAATCTTAACTATACAGGCTTTAGGAAGATATTGAAGAAACATGATAAG TTATTAAACGGCAGTAATGGTGCACAATGGCGGGCTGAGCATGTGGAAACATCCCACTTCTACACAAACAAAGACATTGACAGACTGATCAGCGACACGGAAGCCACAGTGACCAATGAGCTGGAAGGTGGGGATCGGCAGAAAGCCATGAAGAAGCTGAGAGTCCCACCGCTGGGCGAGCAGCAGAGTCCGTGGACGACGTTCAAAGTGGGACTGTTCTCGGGATCTTTTATAGTGCTGTTCATTACTGTTGTGCTGTCTG cacTATTCCATGAAGGGGGCACAGACAACTTCAAGACAGCCTTCAGGTTGTACCGTGGACCATTCCTTCTAGTAGAATTCATATTCTTAATAGGAATCAACGTTTACGGATGGCGGTCTTCAGGCGTGAACCACGTATTGATATTCGAACTAGACCCTCGAAACCATTTGTCTGAACAACATTTGATGGAACTAGCGGCCATATTCGGGGTTGTATGGGCACTGAGTATATTAAGTTTTATATACAGTGCAAGCCTTAGTATACCACCGTTTGTGAAtccgttggctctagtgataaTCATGTTGATATTCCTGGTCAATCCTCTGAAGATGTTCAGGCACGAAGCCAGGTTTTGGTTCTTGAGGATATGT ggtcGTATTCTAGCAGCACCTTTCATGCCAGTATTATTCGCGGATTTCTGGCTGGCTGACCAGTGGAACTCTTTCGCGACGGCCTTTCTAGACTTCCATTATTTAGTAGCCTTTTACGTCGCGGGCGGCGATTGGTTTAATGTTAACG ACGCATTCGAGTCAACGAAGTGGTTCGTTATAACCCGCGCCATTGTTAGCGTTGTACCTGCATGGACGCGGTTCTGCCAGTGCCTCCGCCGGTACAGGGACAGTAAGGAGGCCTTCCCTCATCTGTTGAACGCTGGGAAATATTCTACCACGTTCTTTGTGGCGCTTTTCACTACGCTAAGGATATTGTACGATG GTAACTACTCAGACCAGTACGACAACCCGTTCCTGTACGCATGGTTCGGCTGCCAGCTGGTATCCTCGCTGTACACGTACACGTGGGATGTGAAGATGGATTGGGGGCTGTTCAGCCTCGCGTCCAATATTGAAAACCGGCTGCTGAGGGAAGAGATCGTTTACAACCCTGGG TTCTACTACTTCGCGATCGTAGAAGACTTCGTGCTCCGTTTCGTGTGGATCGTGTCGTTTCTGCTCACAGAGAACAACGTGGTTGCTCCAGAGACCATGCTGTCGATCCTCGCGCCGCTGGAAGTGTTCAG ACGCTTCATCTGGAACTTCTTCCGGCTGGAGAATGAGCACCTGAACAACTGCGGCAAGTTCCGCGCCGTGCGGGACATCTCCGTGGCGCCGCTCGACTCCTCCGACCAGGGAGACATCATACGAATGATGGACCACCCCGATGGCGTTATCAATAG